One Candidatus Abyssobacteria bacterium SURF_5 DNA segment encodes these proteins:
- a CDS encoding lysylphosphatidylglycerol synthetase family protein translates to MSVQKNILRGAGAIASLVIFAAAVSVLRHELASYSLMEIINNLAAFPVARILSALGVAVLSVGGVMAYDFLALRYLERSVSRLKTLMASFLAFAMSNNLGCSFIAGNSMRYRLYSGWGLSTIEIAKIAFFCLVSSALGLFALAGLILLINPEILASLVPFPFQYLRPLGMVLILLPVTYVALSGGRKRCFSIFGRELDLPPLRLSVAQLLFSLLNWSTAAAILYLLLPRAEGLTFFAFLAIFVVSQEAGLLSQVPGGLGVFESIMLVFLSPFLEGSTVAEALVIYRIIYYVLPLSLGVAVLATQEVYRKREQIRWIQHTASTKLLKGCAVAAGRLQGARLPIPSPSGIPAPVRPFVLRDVLSTSLTRRYASNILLIVFGGFLLFFSAVPTLEGPLGVLHSNIPLPLLSVSQFMLGLVSIGLLLLAFGMNKRQDAAYVVTLALLATALAFSLFSGEHAGRAVAVSIAMGMVLPSRRHFHKQTSFGSRTLSWGPCVAVFAVFICSFI, encoded by the coding sequence TCAAAAGAACATACTCCGGGGCGCAGGGGCTATAGCAAGCCTGGTTATATTTGCGGCGGCTGTTTCGGTGCTGCGGCATGAGCTGGCGTCTTATAGCCTTATGGAGATAATCAACAATCTGGCGGCTTTCCCGGTCGCTCGAATTTTGTCAGCTTTGGGAGTTGCCGTCTTAAGCGTCGGCGGAGTAATGGCATATGATTTCCTGGCGCTGCGGTATCTCGAGCGTTCGGTGTCCCGGCTGAAGACCTTGATGGCCTCATTTCTTGCGTTCGCGATGAGCAACAATTTGGGCTGCTCCTTCATTGCGGGAAACTCTATGCGATATCGGCTTTATTCGGGATGGGGCTTATCTACTATCGAGATAGCCAAAATTGCTTTTTTCTGCCTTGTCAGTTCGGCGTTGGGGCTTTTCGCTTTAGCCGGCTTGATCCTCCTGATCAATCCCGAGATACTTGCCAGTCTGGTACCGTTTCCCTTCCAATACCTTCGGCCGCTGGGAATGGTCTTGATTTTGCTGCCGGTAACATACGTGGCGCTGAGCGGAGGAAGGAAGCGATGTTTCAGCATTTTCGGACGGGAGCTTGATCTGCCGCCGCTTCGGCTGTCGGTCGCGCAATTACTTTTCTCTCTGCTGAACTGGAGCACAGCCGCCGCAATCCTCTACCTGCTTCTGCCTCGTGCTGAGGGACTAACGTTTTTCGCGTTCTTGGCGATATTTGTTGTTTCTCAGGAGGCGGGGCTATTGAGTCAGGTGCCTGGCGGCCTTGGAGTTTTCGAATCGATCATGCTCGTTTTCCTGTCTCCATTCCTGGAAGGTTCGACCGTAGCAGAGGCTTTGGTAATTTATCGGATCATTTATTATGTGCTTCCTCTCAGCCTTGGCGTTGCGGTGCTTGCCACTCAGGAGGTTTATCGGAAAAGGGAGCAGATTAGATGGATTCAGCATACGGCCTCGACCAAGCTGCTGAAGGGATGTGCGGTTGCGGCCGGTCGTTTGCAGGGAGCGCGCCTGCCGATTCCGTCACCGTCTGGAATACCCGCGCCAGTGCGTCCATTTGTCTTGCGTGATGTCCTGTCCACATCGTTGACGAGGCGGTATGCCAGCAACATTTTGTTAATTGTTTTTGGCGGGTTCCTTCTCTTCTTCAGTGCTGTTCCTACTCTTGAGGGACCTCTAGGGGTCCTGCACAGCAACATTCCCCTGCCGTTGCTGAGCGTCTCTCAGTTTATGCTCGGGCTGGTGAGCATCGGACTGCTCCTTCTTGCATTCGGGATGAATAAACGTCAGGATGCCGCGTATGTGGTAACACTGGCTCTGCTCGCGACCGCCCTTGCTTTCTCGCTTTTCAGCGGCGAGCATGCCGGAAGGGCCGTGGCGGTTTCCATTGCAATGGGAATGGTTTTGCCTTCTCGCCGCCACTTCCACAAGCAAACTTCCTTTGGCAGCCGAACCCTGAGTTGGGGACCGTGTGTTGCGGTCTTCGCAGTTTTCATCTGTTCATTTATCTAG